The following proteins are encoded in a genomic region of Alteromonadaceae bacterium 2753L.S.0a.02:
- a CDS encoding CHAD domain-containing protein codes for MMVKKVQPNCNMSNTSNDIWFLSEKTPSSTYGELLAGLFHVKAEQHSATQKIEILDDFDWHIWQSGKLLLKQNQSYCLQQPESPPLQFEQAGDPKFSWEFAEHEASGVLAPLIGVRALQTVFSCNHSDTCWEVRNFEDDKLVCRIREVWLQGDHDVPFYSGYLKLEALRGYQREYQQIVAKFQEHFVAEPTSEPIDLRLLLKHHHFDDEIPAAITAEINYHLPSEAAVRLLLKALLLDSRRHVDGICRDIDSEYLHDFRVQIRKARSLVQLLKKSFSADDQLQIKTLLADIARPTGPLRDLDVFLLEQNRYRELLPQEQHAGFEVLLRNIKNARAQAFKKVNAYLSNGSYISDFEKVLALVDQPAHCDSPEAQRAVGEYVAQLIAKRYRKICKMGLSLDDNTPDEAVHSLRIECKKLRYLLTLFGSLFASGPLKKIIKRMKGLQSVLGDFNDFTVQQSFLNEQASRSRSQNLIITVSGLVAVLHQKQLEVRAHVCDGMSEFAAPETASLIEQLLLNEAE; via the coding sequence ATGATGGTAAAAAAAGTGCAACCAAATTGTAATATGTCAAATACAAGCAACGATATCTGGTTTTTAAGCGAAAAAACGCCGAGTTCCACCTATGGCGAACTACTAGCCGGCTTGTTCCACGTAAAAGCCGAACAGCACAGTGCCACGCAAAAAATAGAAATTCTGGACGATTTTGATTGGCACATCTGGCAGAGCGGTAAATTGCTGCTAAAGCAAAACCAGAGCTATTGCTTGCAGCAACCCGAATCGCCGCCACTGCAATTCGAGCAAGCGGGTGATCCTAAATTCAGTTGGGAATTCGCTGAGCACGAAGCCAGTGGCGTGCTCGCACCGCTCATTGGAGTTCGTGCACTGCAAACGGTGTTTAGCTGCAATCATAGCGACACCTGCTGGGAGGTTCGAAATTTCGAAGACGATAAACTGGTTTGTCGGATTCGTGAGGTGTGGTTGCAAGGTGATCACGATGTTCCCTTTTACAGTGGTTATCTAAAACTGGAAGCGTTACGCGGTTATCAGCGCGAATACCAGCAAATTGTTGCAAAATTCCAGGAGCATTTTGTAGCGGAGCCCACCAGTGAGCCGATAGATTTGCGCTTACTGTTAAAACATCACCATTTCGATGATGAAATTCCCGCGGCGATTACTGCCGAAATTAACTACCATTTGCCCAGTGAAGCTGCGGTGCGCCTTTTATTGAAGGCGCTCTTGCTGGATTCGCGGCGTCACGTCGACGGTATTTGTCGCGATATCGATAGTGAATACTTACACGATTTTCGCGTACAAATTCGCAAAGCACGTTCTCTGGTACAGTTGTTGAAAAAATCTTTCAGCGCCGATGACCAATTACAAATAAAGACCTTGCTAGCGGATATCGCCAGGCCTACCGGCCCCTTGCGCGACCTCGATGTGTTTTTGCTCGAGCAGAACCGCTATCGCGAGTTATTGCCCCAAGAGCAGCACGCGGGCTTCGAAGTGTTGCTGAGAAATATTAAAAACGCCCGTGCTCAAGCATTCAAAAAGGTAAATGCCTATTTGAGCAATGGCAGTTACATCTCCGATTTTGAAAAAGTTCTCGCGCTGGTAGATCAACCCGCTCATTGCGATAGCCCGGAAGCTCAGCGTGCGGTAGGCGAATATGTTGCTCAGTTAATCGCAAAACGCTATCGCAAAATTTGTAAGATGGGACTGTCACTGGACGACAATACTCCCGATGAGGCCGTGCATAGCTTACGTATCGAATGTAAAAAATTACGCTATTTGCTCACCTTGTTTGGCAGTTTGTTCGCCAGCGGGCCGTTGAAAAAAATTATAAAACGCATGAAGGGGCTGCAGTCTGTGCTCGGCGATTTTAACGATTTCACCGTGCAACAGAGTTTTCTCAATGAACAGGCTTCGCGAAGCCGCTCGCAGAATTTGATCATCACGGTAAGTGGTTTGGTAGCGGTGCTTCATCAAAAGCAACTTGAAGTGCGAGCTCACGTATGTGATGGCATGAGCGAGTTCGCCGCGCCCGAAACGGCGAGTCTGATCGAACAATTATTGCTTAACGAGGCGGAATGA
- a CDS encoding PilZ domain-containing protein, giving the protein MSKKKERNFERVPMRLYGRLTCDKFSTDVHVVNLSEGGALLAILDDESRPGMHKFVKIALEIDFQKELHVQGQVVHLNAHLVGVSFGTPPPETRIALKKFIKSSGF; this is encoded by the coding sequence ATGTCTAAAAAAAAGGAGAGAAATTTCGAACGCGTGCCAATGCGCTTATACGGCAGGCTGACATGCGATAAATTTAGCACCGATGTGCATGTGGTAAATTTATCGGAAGGTGGAGCACTTCTTGCCATTTTGGATGACGAGTCCCGGCCCGGCATGCACAAATTTGTAAAAATAGCTCTAGAGATCGATTTCCAAAAAGAACTGCATGTGCAAGGGCAAGTTGTGCACTTAAATGCCCATTTAGTCGGCGTGAGCTTCGGCACACCACCACCAGAAACACGCATAGCACTGAAGAAATTTATAAAGAGTTCAGGTTTTTAA
- a CDS encoding glucose/arabinose dehydrogenase: protein MRKFIAAFLWFLIPAANALTIDVQPCNAVQGGITDIEFIDANSAFLTEKNGKLYYFTGCDKKVLQIKQFAVITRSELGLLGAALAPDKQYLYLYYAPKDHAKKTRTRLSAFKLSLNPQPSISAEKILLEIEQPYNNHDGGALKFGPKGALYLGVGDGGSGGDPLNSGQDPATLLGSILRINVAPQTNKGYTIPSGNLQQFLPNAKPEIFAYGVRNPWKFSFDSKGNLIVADVGQNKLEEVSIISAASIGNKELNLGWRLKEAGACYNPETQCERPGLLNPVFEYGRNFGASITGGETRLFKGREYYFFADFATGKIAALDLANPSVIAVLKSDLANRWTTFGKAPNGDIYIADIEGKLYRLTLR from the coding sequence ATGCGAAAATTCATAGCAGCCTTTTTGTGGTTTTTAATTCCCGCCGCCAATGCTTTAACGATCGACGTGCAGCCTTGTAATGCGGTACAGGGTGGCATTACCGATATAGAATTTATCGATGCCAATTCGGCCTTTCTCACCGAAAAAAACGGCAAGCTTTATTATTTTACCGGCTGTGATAAAAAGGTTTTGCAAATTAAACAATTTGCGGTGATCACCCGCTCAGAGTTGGGCTTACTGGGGGCAGCGCTTGCTCCGGATAAGCAGTACCTCTATCTCTACTACGCGCCGAAAGATCACGCTAAAAAAACGCGTACGCGTCTTTCGGCGTTCAAACTCTCGCTCAATCCACAGCCCAGCATCAGCGCAGAAAAAATATTGCTCGAGATTGAACAGCCCTATAATAATCACGACGGTGGTGCGCTTAAATTTGGACCGAAGGGCGCCCTGTATTTAGGTGTCGGTGATGGCGGCTCGGGCGGAGATCCACTAAATTCCGGGCAGGACCCCGCCACTTTGCTTGGCAGTATTTTGCGCATTAATGTCGCGCCGCAGACGAACAAAGGTTACACCATTCCCAGCGGAAATTTGCAGCAGTTTTTACCCAACGCCAAGCCGGAAATATTTGCATACGGTGTGCGCAACCCCTGGAAATTCAGCTTTGACAGTAAAGGCAATTTAATTGTTGCCGATGTAGGCCAGAACAAGTTGGAAGAGGTGAGTATTATTTCTGCCGCGAGTATCGGTAATAAAGAACTTAATCTTGGCTGGCGATTGAAAGAGGCGGGCGCTTGTTACAATCCGGAAACCCAATGTGAACGCCCAGGCTTGCTCAACCCTGTGTTTGAATATGGTCGTAATTTTGGTGCGTCTATTACCGGGGGTGAAACGCGGCTGTTTAAAGGGCGCGAATATTATTTCTTCGCTGATTTCGCCACGGGTAAAATCGCGGCTTTGGATTTAGCGAACCCCAGCGTGATTGCGGTATTAAAAAGCGATTTGGCGAATCGCTGGACCACCTTTGGTAAAGCGCCCAACGGTGACATTTACATCGCTGATATAGAAGGAAAGCTTTACCGGCTAACACTACGTTAA
- a CDS encoding PilZ domain-containing protein, giving the protein MTDNIERRRYTRVDFDTEATLIQGNHQWQSSLVDISLNGLLINTPPHYKIDVEQQVEVRIPLADDAEIQMQATLAHSSSEVLGFKCVSIDLESVAHLRRLVELNIGEANAAERVLAELLCSN; this is encoded by the coding sequence ATGACGGACAACATCGAACGGCGGCGTTATACGCGCGTGGATTTCGATACAGAAGCCACCTTGATCCAAGGCAACCACCAGTGGCAATCGTCGCTGGTCGATATTTCTCTGAATGGCCTCCTGATAAACACACCACCGCACTACAAAATAGACGTGGAACAACAGGTTGAGGTACGTATACCGCTGGCAGACGATGCCGAAATACAAATGCAGGCAACCTTAGCCCACAGCAGCAGTGAGGTGCTCGGATTTAAATGCGTAAGCATCGACCTGGAAAGCGTTGCACATCTACGCCGTCTCGTTGAGCTGAATATCGGCGAAGCTAATGCCGCAGAACGCGTACTCGCCGAATTGCTCTGCAGTAATTAG
- a CDS encoding DNA repair protein RadA/Sms, with amino-acid sequence MAKSKTAFVCNDCGADYSKWQGQCTECGAWNTVKEVRLGSVAKSSGTKRSGYAGDMQSKITPLSEIDLEELPRFSASLEEFDRVLGGGFVPGSVVLIGGHPGAGKSTVLLQVLCLLSKTHRALYVTGEESLQQVAMRAKRLALPTESLQMLSATDVDAIVDAAEQVQPKIMVVDSIQVMHQAEIQSAPGSVSQVRECAAQLTRFAKQSGTVLILVGHVTKDGSLAGPKVLEHIIDCSIMLEGSHDSRFRTLRGTKNRFGAVNELGVFAMTEQGLKEVSNPSAIFLQRGEEISSGSVVMVVWEGTRPLLVEIQALVDASSLGNPRRVAVGLEQNRLAMLLAILHRHGGLMVGDQDVFVNVVGGVKIMEPSADLALLLALVSSFRDRPLPRELVVFGEVGLAGEIRPVPSGQERIREAAKHGFKKAIVPYGNAPKEMAVKNMEIITVKKLSEALTAVENL; translated from the coding sequence TTGGCGAAATCGAAAACGGCCTTTGTGTGCAACGACTGTGGTGCCGACTATTCCAAGTGGCAGGGGCAGTGCACAGAATGCGGTGCCTGGAACACCGTGAAAGAGGTACGTCTTGGCAGCGTTGCGAAATCCAGTGGCACTAAGCGCAGTGGTTACGCGGGCGACATGCAGTCCAAAATAACGCCCTTATCCGAAATTGATCTGGAAGAATTGCCGCGCTTCTCCGCTTCTCTCGAAGAATTTGACCGGGTGTTGGGGGGCGGCTTTGTGCCGGGTTCGGTGGTGTTGATTGGCGGGCATCCCGGTGCGGGTAAATCAACGGTGCTCTTGCAGGTGCTCTGCCTGCTGTCTAAAACCCATCGCGCACTTTACGTTACCGGTGAGGAGTCCTTGCAGCAAGTCGCCATGCGTGCCAAGCGCCTGGCACTTCCCACAGAAAGCTTACAAATGCTCTCTGCAACCGATGTCGACGCCATTGTTGATGCTGCCGAGCAGGTGCAACCCAAGATTATGGTGGTGGATTCGATACAGGTGATGCATCAGGCCGAAATTCAATCCGCGCCGGGCAGCGTATCGCAGGTTCGCGAGTGCGCCGCTCAGTTAACCCGTTTTGCAAAGCAGTCGGGTACCGTGCTGATACTGGTTGGCCACGTTACCAAAGACGGTTCGCTCGCTGGCCCTAAAGTACTGGAGCACATAATCGATTGTTCTATTATGTTGGAAGGCTCCCACGATTCGCGCTTTCGAACCTTGCGTGGTACCAAGAACCGCTTTGGTGCCGTGAATGAGTTGGGTGTGTTTGCCATGACGGAGCAGGGCCTGAAAGAGGTTTCCAATCCTTCTGCGATTTTTTTGCAGCGTGGCGAAGAAATTTCCAGCGGCTCTGTGGTGATGGTGGTCTGGGAAGGCACGCGCCCGCTGCTGGTGGAGATTCAGGCGCTGGTGGATGCCTCAAGCCTCGGTAACCCGCGTCGCGTGGCGGTTGGGCTTGAGCAGAATCGTCTCGCAATGTTACTTGCGATTCTGCACCGCCATGGCGGCCTTATGGTGGGCGATCAGGATGTATTCGTGAATGTGGTGGGTGGTGTAAAAATCATGGAGCCCAGCGCCGACCTGGCCTTGTTGCTGGCACTGGTCTCAAGTTTTCGCGACCGACCCTTGCCGCGCGAACTGGTCGTTTTTGGCGAGGTAGGCCTCGCGGGAGAAATCAGGCCAGTGCCAAGCGGTCAGGAACGTATTCGCGAAGCCGCCAAACACGGTTTCAAAAAAGCGATTGTGCCCTACGGTAATGCACCGAAAGAAATGGCGGTAAAAAATATGGAAATTATTACGGTCAAAAAATTAAGTGAGGCCCTGACTGCAGTTGAAAACCTTTAG
- a CDS encoding biopolymer transport protein ExbD/TolR: MRIKRSTKQEADLDITSFMNLMIILVPVLLMSMVFSHVTVLDLTLPDSASSSAPSTDNPLNDGIELVIKRDEMVVNYPAGAPLKRIPKIADKDSGEQVYDFETLSLTLQELKRLLKSKDKEKKDILILSQPDTDYQTIVKSMDTVRSFKAVVAASVVNAELFPAISLGDAPVNEASERRGGKQ, from the coding sequence ATGCGAATAAAACGCTCAACAAAACAGGAAGCTGATCTAGACATTACTTCCTTTATGAACCTGATGATTATTCTGGTTCCGGTGCTGCTGATGAGTATGGTGTTCTCACACGTTACCGTACTCGATCTCACATTGCCTGATAGTGCCTCCTCTTCAGCACCGTCCACCGATAATCCCTTAAATGATGGTATCGAACTGGTTATAAAACGCGATGAAATGGTCGTGAATTATCCTGCTGGCGCGCCTTTAAAGCGTATTCCGAAAATCGCCGATAAAGACAGCGGTGAGCAGGTTTATGATTTTGAAACCCTGTCGCTTACGCTGCAGGAGTTAAAGCGTTTACTCAAGTCGAAAGACAAAGAAAAAAAAGATATTTTGATATTGTCGCAGCCCGATACCGACTATCAAACCATTGTTAAATCCATGGATACCGTGCGCAGCTTTAAAGCTGTGGTAGCCGCTTCAGTCGTTAATGCAGAACTGTTTCCAGCGATATCCTTGGGGGATGCACCCGTGAATGAAGCCTCCGAACGTCGTGGAGGTAAGCAATGA
- a CDS encoding biopolymer transport protein ExbD, translated as MKQSIHAKRMARTIRRNRSVPKLNLVSLMDIFTILVFFLLVNSSDVEVLQSNKDIKLPESIAEQRPEDNLIVTVSQESILVGGRKVVDTAAIAKSKSSEIAALKKELEYLASRKPYQTPEEEEAGRDVTIMGDKAIPYDLLKKIMTTCAKSDYRNISLAVSQVPDETTLEDLQAAGG; from the coding sequence ATGAAACAGTCGATACATGCTAAGCGCATGGCGCGCACCATACGACGCAACCGCAGTGTGCCAAAGTTGAACCTGGTATCGCTGATGGATATTTTTACGATTCTGGTGTTCTTTTTGTTGGTGAACTCTTCAGATGTTGAAGTGTTGCAAAGTAACAAAGACATTAAATTACCGGAATCCATCGCTGAGCAGAGACCGGAAGATAATTTAATTGTTACGGTTAGCCAGGAATCCATTTTGGTGGGTGGTCGCAAAGTTGTGGATACCGCAGCCATCGCGAAATCCAAGTCCAGCGAAATAGCGGCTCTGAAGAAAGAGCTGGAATATCTTGCATCGCGCAAACCTTATCAAACACCCGAAGAAGAGGAAGCGGGCCGGGATGTCACCATTATGGGCGATAAAGCGATACCCTACGATCTTCTTAAAAAAATCATGACAACCTGTGCGAAATCCGATTATCGCAATATTTCGCTGGCAGTAAGTCAAGTTCCAGACGAAACCACGCTGGAAGATTTACAGGCAGCGGGAGGTTAA
- a CDS encoding tetratricopeptide repeat protein: MAFINRLLLVLLLVLLAACATTPGEDKKKPAKPEPEVVSTPEAGGDTAAPLELIPNPYLAQKPSVPGKAKQEFAKALAAMNAKQWKQAEGLLGLLTETWPDLSGPWVNLGIAQEQLQEFDAAELSYQKAIEVNPANDDAYEQLGVFYRERGRFQEAEKTYLAALEVWPHNPEAHRNLGILYDLYMGKFAEALQHYKLLAQILPEEDRQLQGWILDLERRLPASEEASE, translated from the coding sequence TTGGCATTCATTAATCGCTTGCTGCTGGTCTTGTTGCTGGTGCTTCTTGCCGCTTGTGCAACAACACCGGGTGAAGACAAAAAAAAGCCGGCCAAACCCGAGCCGGAAGTCGTCAGCACGCCCGAGGCTGGCGGCGATACTGCCGCGCCGCTGGAGCTGATTCCCAACCCCTATCTGGCACAAAAACCCTCGGTTCCCGGTAAAGCCAAGCAGGAATTTGCCAAAGCGCTTGCGGCTATGAACGCCAAACAATGGAAGCAGGCGGAGGGTCTGCTAGGCTTGCTAACAGAAACCTGGCCGGATTTATCGGGCCCCTGGGTGAATTTGGGGATCGCTCAAGAACAGCTGCAGGAATTTGATGCTGCGGAACTCAGCTACCAGAAAGCCATTGAGGTGAACCCGGCCAACGATGATGCCTATGAACAATTGGGAGTGTTTTATCGCGAACGCGGTCGTTTCCAGGAAGCCGAGAAAACCTACCTGGCAGCACTTGAGGTGTGGCCCCACAACCCGGAAGCGCATCGCAATCTGGGAATTCTTTACGACCTCTACATGGGAAAATTTGCAGAAGCATTACAGCATTATAAGCTCTTAGCGCAAATTCTTCCTGAAGAAGATCGTCAATTGCAGGGCTGGATTCTTGATTTGGAACGTCGCTTACCGGCTTCCGAGGAGGCTTCTGAATGA
- a CDS encoding chromosome partitioning protein, which yields MRTIACYSMKGGVGKTATAVNIAYWAAKTGIKTLLIDLDPQGASSFYFRVKPSKKNWGKRFFDAYKELLGQVKASDYENLEIIPAHMTFRKFDVVLASLKKRKERLRKILKGLSKEYQLIVLDCPPSIGDLSEAVFNAADHIFVPVIPTTLSQRTYGQLNQFFKAHDYPNKKLIPFFSMVQNQKALHKKTMDDMRGEYKNFLDTVVPFSVDIENMGEQRAPVDVYARSRPANKAYFELWKEIVAVLNKKRKL from the coding sequence ATGCGTACAATTGCCTGCTACAGTATGAAAGGTGGTGTGGGTAAAACGGCGACTGCGGTAAATATTGCCTATTGGGCCGCAAAAACAGGTATAAAAACCTTGCTGATCGATCTCGACCCGCAGGGAGCGTCTTCGTTTTATTTCCGAGTTAAACCCAGTAAGAAAAACTGGGGAAAACGTTTTTTTGATGCCTATAAGGAATTGCTCGGTCAGGTGAAAGCCAGTGATTATGAAAATCTGGAAATTATTCCCGCGCACATGACCTTTCGAAAATTTGATGTGGTGTTGGCAAGCCTTAAAAAACGCAAAGAGCGCTTGCGCAAAATTCTTAAGGGTTTGTCGAAGGAATATCAATTGATTGTGTTGGACTGCCCTCCGTCAATAGGCGATTTGTCGGAAGCGGTGTTTAATGCGGCAGATCATATTTTTGTGCCGGTTATTCCTACAACCCTTTCACAGCGTACCTATGGGCAGCTCAACCAATTTTTTAAAGCCCATGATTATCCCAATAAGAAATTGATTCCGTTTTTTTCCATGGTGCAAAACCAAAAAGCGCTGCATAAAAAAACCATGGATGATATGCGTGGTGAATATAAAAATTTTCTCGATACCGTGGTTCCTTTCTCTGTGGATATCGAGAACATGGGCGAGCAGCGAGCGCCCGTAGATGTCTACGCACGCTCCAGACCGGCCAATAAAGCTTATTTTGAGCTGTGGAAAGAAATTGTGGCGGTGTTGAACAAAAAGCGTAAGCTTTAA
- a CDS encoding biopolymer transport protein ExbB/TolQ, producing the protein MNTVVSFFQSGGPFMYPIALVLVVGLALTIERWLFLTAAKASNRRTFNRILPLLQKKDYAAVVDLARQNRAPIGRIVAAGLARMQQSPRRDEIEYAMEEGVMEAVPRLEKRTPYLATLANIATLLGLLGTIMGLIAAFTAVANADPAEKANLLSQSISVAMNTTAFGLMSAIPLLLAHAMLQTKTTEIVDSLEMAGVKCLNMMSNTNAFSSRTRSADAVR; encoded by the coding sequence ATGAATACAGTTGTTAGTTTCTTTCAGAGTGGCGGACCGTTTATGTACCCCATCGCGTTGGTGTTGGTGGTAGGTTTGGCGCTTACCATCGAGCGCTGGTTGTTTTTAACCGCGGCCAAGGCATCCAACCGTCGCACCTTTAATCGCATACTGCCCCTGTTGCAGAAAAAAGATTATGCCGCGGTGGTGGATCTGGCAAGGCAGAATCGCGCCCCCATCGGTCGGATTGTGGCGGCAGGTCTGGCTCGCATGCAGCAAAGCCCACGACGCGACGAAATTGAGTACGCCATGGAAGAAGGGGTAATGGAAGCCGTGCCGCGTCTGGAAAAACGCACACCTTACTTGGCCACTCTGGCAAACATTGCCACACTGCTGGGGCTGCTGGGAACCATTATGGGTTTGATCGCGGCATTTACCGCTGTGGCAAACGCCGACCCTGCCGAAAAAGCCAACCTGCTGTCGCAAAGTATTTCCGTTGCGATGAACACCACAGCGTTCGGTTTGATGAGTGCTATTCCACTGTTGCTGGCGCACGCCATGCTGCAGACCAAAACCACCGAAATTGTCGATAGTTTGGAAATGGCCGGTGTGAAATGTTTAAACATGATGAGCAACACCAATGCGTTTTCGTCGCGCACCCGCTCTGCTGATGCCGTACGTTAA